The following proteins come from a genomic window of Trifolium pratense cultivar HEN17-A07 linkage group LG4, ARS_RC_1.1, whole genome shotgun sequence:
- the LOC123924082 gene encoding SCY1-like protein 2: protein MSINMKTLTQALAKTAAVIEKTVQTTVQEVTGPKPLQDYELLDQIGSAGPGLAWRLYSARARDPSRQHQYPVVCVWVLDKRALSEARLRAGLTKAAEDSFLDLIRTDAGKLVRLRHPGIVHVVQGLDENKNAMAMVTEPLFASVANTLGCFDNVANVPKDLKGMEMGLLEVKHGLLQIAESLDFLHNHAHLIHRAISPENVFITLSGAWKLGGFGFAISSSQNPGDSSNLHAFHYAEYDVEDSVLPLQPSINYTAPEMVRSTASSAGCYSDIFSFGCLAYHLIARKPLFDCHNNVKMYMNTLTYLSSDAFSSIPSDLVPDLQRMLSSNESFRPTAMDFTGSQFFRNDTRLRALRFLDHMLERDNMQKSEFLKALSDMWKDFDSRVLRYKVLPPLCAELRNVVIQPMILPMVLTIAESQDKNDFEQSTLPALFPVLSTASGDTMLLLLKHAELIINKTSQDHLISHVLPMIVRAYDDNDARLQEEVLKKSVSLSKQLDAQLVKQVILPRVHGLALKTTVAAVRVNALLCLGDMVNRLDKHAVVEILQTIQRCTAVDRSPPTLMCTLGVANSIFKQYGVEFVAEHVLPLLVPLLTAQQLNVQQFAKYMLFVKNMLQKIEEKRGVAVTDSGIPDVRLSSVVNGLQVEAPRTSNSTVAASTKSSSWDADWGPKITGTANSVENSINTSSQSATSNPVGPVASLQNNLSLSGVSNQQTAKSSPSVDFEWPPRASSGVTSQFGDTERQTVAAGTSSTSNLEDDDPFADWPPRPSGSLAGGSGNSNNGTIGMALNKMGHNSMTSNSSNLGLQSSNNWSVNSQNVNSQNSVESIGMNPRNSSSSMGNPNNGFEPQSSLGFLKQSQAFPAPNVASSSSSYNNNVKSTDLGSIFSSNKNEQIAPRLAPPPSTTVGRGRGRGRGATSTKQPSHTKSNSDQPPLLDLLG, encoded by the exons ATGTCGATAAACATGAAAACCCTAACCCAAGCACTAGCAAAAACCGCAGCAGTAATAGAAAAAACGGTTCAAACAACGGTTCAAGAAGTCACCGGTCCAAAACCACTCCAAGACTACGAGCTTCTCGATCAGATCGGTTCCGCAGGTCCGGGTTTAGCCTGGCGACTTTATTCGGCCCGGGCTCGTGATCCTTCTCGGCAACATCAGTATCCTGTTGTTTGTGTTTGGGTTTTGGATAAACGGGCTTTGTCTGAGGCTAGATTGCGAGCTGGATTGACGAAAGCGGCTGAGGATTCGTTTTTGGATTTGATTCGGACTGATGCTGGGAAGCTTGTTAGGTTAAGACATCCAGGGATTGTTCATGTTGTTCAGGGATTGGATGAGAATAAGAATGCCATGGCGATGGTTACCGAACCTTTGTTTGCTTCTGTCGCTAATACTCTTGGTTGTTTTGATAATGTTGCTAATGTTCCTAAAGATCTTAAGGGAATG GAAATGGGTCTGTTGGAGGTAAAACATGGTTTACTTCAGATAGCAGAATCATTGGATTTTCTCCACAACCATGCTCATCTTATTCATCGGGCTATATCACCTGAG AATGTTTTTATCACATTGAGTGGAGCCTGGAAACTTGGTGGATTTGGTTTTGCAATTTCTTCTTCTCAGAACCCTGGTGATTCGTCTAATCTGCATGCCTTCCATTATGCT GAATATGACGTCGAAGACTCAGTTTTGCCACTTCAGCCATCTATTAATTACACTGCTCCAGAGATGGTGAGGAGCACTGCTTCTTCAGCTGGGTGCTATTCTGATATTTTCAGTTTTGGATGTCTTGCCTACCATTTAATTGCTCGCAAGCCGTTGTTTGACTGCCACAACAATGTCAAGATG TACATGAATACCTTGACTTACTTATCCAGTGATGCTTTCTCATCTATCCCATCGGATCTGGTTCCTGACCTGCAAAGGATGCTCTCTTCAAATGAATCTTTCAGGCCAACTGCAATGGATTTTACTG GCTCACAATTTTTTCGGAATGACACTAGGTTGCGTGCTTTGCGCTTCCTGGACCACATGCTT GAAAGAGATAACATGCAGAAGTCAGAGTTCTTAAAAGCATTGTCAGATATGTGGAAAGATTTTGATTCCCGTGTATTGCGATACAAG GTCCTTCCACCACTTTGTGCAGAACTAAGGAATGTAGTTATACAGCCGATGATTCTACCAATGGTTCTAACCATTGCAGAGTCTCAG GACAAGAATGATTTTGAGCAATCAACACTCCCAGCTCTTTTCCCTGTCTTAAGCACTGCTTCTGGTGATACAATGTTACTACTTCTAAAGCATGCCGAGCTAATAATAAACAAG ACTAGTCAAGATCATTTAATTTCACATGTTCTTCCAATGATTGTTCGGGCCTATGATGATAATGATGCACGTTTACAAGAAGAGGTCCTGAAAAAATCAGTATCCCTTTCCAAGCAACTTGATGCCCAG CTGGTGAAACAAGTGATTTTGCCCCGTGTTCATGGACTAGCACTCAAAACAACAGTTGCTGCG GTTAGAGTCAATGCTTTGTTGTGCCTTGGAGACATGGTTAACCGACTTGATAAACATGCTGTCGTGGAAATCTTGCAAACTATTCAGCGCTGTACTGCTGTTGACCGTTCCCCTCCAACCCTTATGTGTACCCTCGGGGTTGCaaattctatttttaagcaG TATGGAGTAGAATTTGTTGCTGAGCATGTTCTTCCATTGCTTGTGCCACTCCTGACTGCTCAACAATTGAATGTTCAACAGTTTGCCAAATATATGCTCTTTGTCAAGAATATGCTCCa GAAGATAGAAGAGAAGCGAGGAGTTGCTGTGACTGATTCTGGAATCCCAGACGTAAGACTATCTTCTGTGGTTAATGGCCTTCAGGTGGAAGCTCCAAGGACAAGCAACAGCACTGTTGCTGCTTCAACAAAAAGCAGCTCCTGGGATGCAGATTGGGGTCCCAAAATAACGGGAACCGCCAATTCTGTCGAGAATTCTATTAATACATCCAGTCAATCTGCGACAAGCAACCCTGTGGGTCCAGTAGCATCTTTACAAAATAATCTGTCCTTATCTGGTGTATCTAATCAGCAGACAGCCAAGTCAAGTCCTTCAGTAGATTTCGAGTGGCCGCCTCGTGCATCTTCTGGTGTTACCTCACAATTTGGGGATACTGAAAGACAAACAGTTGCAGCGGGAACCTCATCTACATCTAATCTTGAAGATGACGATCCTTTTGCTGATTGGCCTCCGCGCCCTAGTGGCTCATTAGCTGGTGGATCTGGAAATTCCAACAATGGTACTATAGGAATGGCACTAAACAAGATGGGGCACAATTCAATGACAAGCAATTCAAGCAATCTTGGTCTCCAATCCAGCAACAATTGGTCTGTCAACTCCCAGAATGTCAACTCCCAGAATTCTGTGGAGTCTATCGGTATGAACCCAAGGAATTCTAGTTCATCTATGGGTAACCCGAATAATGGCTTTGAACCTCAGAGTTCGCTTGGGTTCCTAAAACAAAGTCAAGCGTTTCCAGCACCGAATGTtgcttcatcatcatcatcatataataataaCGTTAAATCAACTGATCTTGGATCAATATTTTCTTCCAACAAGAATGAACAAATTGCACCTAGACTTGCGCCACCCCCTTCAACCACAGTGGGTAGAGGACGGGGAAGAGGGAGAGGAGCGACTTCAACCAAACAACCCTCTCATACCAAGTCAAACAGTGATCAGCCACCCCTTTTGGATTTGCTGGGGTAG
- the LOC123924083 gene encoding probable anion transporter 5, which produces MMVTMKIKNLPVRYLIVLLTFICTSVCYIERVGFSIAYTVAADAAGVKQSTKGTILSTFYYGYACSQVPGGYFAQKIGGRKILLLSFLLWSLTCAILPLDPNKTLILVTARLLVGVSQGFIFPSIHTVLAQWVPPHERSRSVSLTTSGMYLGAALGMLFLPSLVKYKGPQSVFIAEAFLGFVWSFIWFRYSSDPKSSASGAGESILPVNKKVDGRVSVGIEKSSVEKNGGKKSGIGIPWVKIMTSFPVWAIVVNNFTFHYALYVLMNWLPTYFELGLKLSLHEMGSSKMLPYLNMFVFSNIGGVVADYLITRRILSVTMTRKFLNTIGFLVASFALIVIPSFRTSGGAVFCSSVALGFLALGRAGFAVNHMDIAPRYAGIVMGVSNTAGTLAGIVGVDLTGKLLEAAKSSDLDLSSPESWRMVFFIPGLLCVFSSVVFLLFSTGERIFD; this is translated from the coding sequence ATGATGGTGACGATGAAGATCAAGAATCTTCCAGTTCGTTACCTAATTGTACTCCTAACCTTCATCTGCACATCAGTCTGTTACATAGAACGCGTCGGATTTTCAATCGCTTACACCGTCGCCGCCGACGCTGCTGGAGTTAAACAATCAACAAAAGGAACAATTCTCTCAACTTTCTACTACGGTTACGCTTGTTCTCAAGTTCCCGGTGGTTACTTTGCTCAGAAAATCGGTGGTAGAAAAATTCTCCTTTTATCATTTCTGTTATGGTCTTTAACATGTGCAATTCTTCCATTAGATCCGAACAAAACCCTAATTCTTGTAACTGCTCGTTTACTTGTTGGGGTTTCTCAAGGTTTCATTTTTCCTTCAATTCATACTGTTTTAGCTCAATGGGTACCTCCACATGAAAGATCTAGATCGGTTTCGTTGACTACTAGTGGTATGTATCTTGGTGCTGCTCTTGGAATGTTGTTTCTTCCTAGTTTGGTTAAGTATAAAGGTCCTCAATCTGTTTTTATTGCTGAAGCTTTTTTAGGATTTGTTTGGTCTTTCATTTGGTTTAGATATAGTTCTGATCCTAAAAGTTCAGCTTCGGGTGCTGGCGAATCGATTTTGCCGGTTAATAAGAAGGTTGATGGTCGAGTTTCGGTTGGAATTGAGAAGAGTAGTGTTGAGAAAAATGGAGGGAAGAAAAGTGGAATTGGGATTCCTTGGGTGAAGATTATGACTAGTTTTCCTGTTTGGGCTATTGTGGTTAATAATTTCACTTTTCATTATGCTttgtatgtgttgatgaattGGTTACCGACGTATTTTGAATTAGGGCTTAAGTTAAGTCTTCATGAAATGGGTTCGTCGAAGATGTTGCCTTATCTTAATATGTTTGTGTTTTCGAATATTGGTGGTGTTGTTGCTGATTATTTGATTACGAGGAGGATACTGTCGGTGACTATGACAAGGAAGTTTTTGAATACAATTGGGTTTTTAGTTGCTTCGTTTGCTTTGATTGTGATTCCGAGTTTTAGAACTTCTGGTGGTGCTGTGTTTTGTTCTTCGGTTGCTCTTGGTTTTTTGGCCCTTGGTAGAGCTGGGTTTGCGGTGAATCATATGGATATTGCTCCGAGGTATGCTGGAATTGTGATGGGGGTTTCAAATACCGCCGGTACTTTGGCTGGTATTGTTGGTGTTGACCTTACTGGGAAACTACTTGAAGCTGCTAAGTCCTCTGATTTGGATCTTTCGAGCCCGGAAAGTTGGAGGATGGTATTTTTCATCCCGGGACTTTTGTGTGTTTTTAGTTCTGTGGTATTCTTGTTGTTTTCTACCGGGGAGAGGATTTTTGATTGA
- the LOC123924084 gene encoding peroxidase 17-like produces the protein MLFKIPNNRPIITMFLFLIFIINIILVTSSSSSDLKPGYYSKTCPQAEIIVRDAMKKALAREPRSVASVMRFQFHDCFVNGCDASMLLDDTPTMLGEKLALSNINSLRSFEVVDEVKEAVEKACPGIVSCADIIIMASRDAVALTGGPDWEVKLGRLDSLTASQEDSDNIMPSPRANASSLIDLFQRFNLTVKDLVALSGSHSIGKGRCFSIMFRLYNQSGSGKPDPAIDPSFRLELDKLCPLDVDQNKTGNLDSTPVIFDNQYFKDLVGGRGFLNSDQTLFTYPRTKGFVRFYSRDQNEFFKAFVEGMLKMGDLQSGRPGEVRSNCRVANARPANILVQHKMQKNVKSI, from the exons ATGTTGTTTAAGATACCAAACAACCGACCCATAATCACCATGTTTCTGTTTCTAATCTTCATCATAAACATAATCTTagtaacatcatcatcatcatctgatCTAAAACCTGGGTATTACTCAAAAACATGTCCACAAGCTGAAATCATTGTCAGAGATGCTATGAAAAAAGCTCTTGCAAGAGAACCAAGAAGTGTTGCCTCTGTTATGCGCTTTCAATTTCATGATTGCTTTGTTAAT GGGTGTGATGCTTCTATGTTGCTTGATGATACACCAACTATGCTTGGAGAAAAATTGGCCctttcaaatataaattcacTTAGATCATTTGAAGTTGTTGATGAGGTGAAAGAAGCTGTAGAGAAGGCTTGCCCTGGAATTGTTTCTTGTGCTGATATCATAATCATGGCTTCTAGAGATGCTGTAGCACtg ACAGGAGGACCTGATTGGGAGGTGAAGTTAGGAAGATTGGACAGCTTGACAGCTAGTCAAGAAGACTCTGATAACATCATGCCAAGTCCAAGAGCCAATGCGAGCTCTCTCATCGATCTCTTTCAACGATTCAACCTCACTGTCAAAGACCTTGTAGCACTCTCAGGATCACACTCTATCGGCAAAGGTCGATGTTTTTCGATCATGTTTAGGCTATACAATCAATCCGGTAGTGGAAAACCGGACCCTGCGATTGATCCCAGTTTTAGACTAGAGCTTGACAAGCTATGTCCACTAGATGTTGATCAAAATAAGACAGGGAACCTTGATTCAACTCCTGTGATTTTCGATAACCAATATTTCAAGGACTTGGTTGGTGGAAGAGGATTTCTCAACTCTGATCAAACACTTTTCACTTACCCTCGAACAAAAGGGTTTGTTAGGTTCTATAGCAGAGatcaaaatgaatttttcaaagCATTTGTTGAAGGAATGTTGAAAATGGGTGATTTACAGTCCGGTCGGCCTGGCGAGGTTAGGAGCAATTGCAGAGTTGCCAATGCTCGCCCTGCTAATATCCTGGTTCAACACAAGATGCagaaaaatgttaaatcaaTATGA